In Pristis pectinata isolate sPriPec2 chromosome 11, sPriPec2.1.pri, whole genome shotgun sequence, the following proteins share a genomic window:
- the fgl1b gene encoding fibrinogen like 1B isoform X2: MQFRWSTLDVMMLLVLLLFLDQSLASHRALESETCVVEVSKLRHQLRRLQSQFLLGTWRLKYIKEHNNYWIKENTKTGKEEQATTSHSISPNLFTYHHDCSEVYNSGKTTSGYYKIKPKSVAEPLLAYCDMSEGGGWTVIQRRSNGKVNFNRGWDDYKSGFGLFQGKNDEYWLGNENIHQILAAGRYIIKIDLTDWNGEKRYTTYEKFNISDEEDKYRLTFGSYAGTAGDALSGGLAPEEQWSSSHNGMQFSTSDQDNDRYWQGSCAQEVKSGWWFNRLLGSQNKLWMASAFYDIEINAGITLVRINKY, from the exons ATGCAATTTAG ATGGTCAACATTGGATGTCATGATGCTACTAGTCCTTCTACTTTTCTTGGATCAAAGTTTGGCAAGTCACAGAGCCTTG GAAAGTGAAACGTGCGTGGTTGAAGTCTCCAAACTCCGCCATCAGTTACGACGTTTGCAGAGTCAGTTCCTGCTTGGAACTTGGCGGCTGAAATATATAAAGGAGCATAATAACTACTGGATAAAGGAAAACACTAAAACAGGAAAGGAGGAACAAGCAACCACGTCACATTCCATTAGTCCAAATCTGTTTACATATCACCATG ATTGCTCTGAGGTATACAACAGCGGCAAAACCACAAGCGGATATTACAAAATTAAGCCAAAGTCTGTTGCTGAACCATTACTTGCATACTGTGAtatgtcagagggtggtggatggacgGTCATTCAACGTCGCAGTAATGGCAAAGTGAATTTTAATAG AGGCTGGGATGACTATAAATCAGGCTTTGGATTATTTCAAGGGAAGAATGATGAATATTGGCTTGGAAATGAAAACATACACCAAATTCTGGCTGCAG GAAGGTATATAATAAAGATCGACCTCACTGACTGGAATGGAGAAAAAAGATATACTACATATgaaaaatttaacatttcagatgaagaG GATAAATACAGACTAACATTTGGAAGCTATGCTGGGACTGCAGGAGATGCATTGTCTGGTGGTTTAGCCCCAGAGGAGCAATGGTCATCTTCTCACAATGGGATGCAATTCAGCACTTCAGATCAGGACAATGACAGATACTGGCAAGGGAGTTGTGCTCAAGAAGTTAAAAGTGGTTGGTGGTTTAACAG GTTGCTAGGAAGTCAAAACAAACTCTGGATGGCCAGTGCATTCTATGatattgaaataaatgctggtattaCTTTAGTAAGGATAAACAAATACTAA
- the fgl1b gene encoding fibrinogen like 1B isoform X1 — MQFRWSTLDVMMLLVLLLFLDQSLASHRALESETCVVEVSKLRHQLRRLQSQFLLGTWRLKYIKEHNNYWIKENTKTGKEEQATTSHSISPNLFTYHHDCSEVYNSGKTTSGYYKIKPKSVAEPLLAYCDMSEGGGWTVIQRRSNGKVNFNRGWDDYKSGFGLFQGKNDEYWLGNENIHQILAAGRYIIKIDLTDWNGEKRYTTYEKFNISDEEDKYRLTFGSYAGTAGDALSGGLAPEEQWSSSHNGMQFSTSDQDNDRYWQGSCAQEVKSGWWFNRCHSVNLNGKYYRHGNYTAKYDNGILWSTWKGWWYSLKFTTMKVRPLYFFAAFGSGDYDNIIG; from the exons ATGCAATTTAG ATGGTCAACATTGGATGTCATGATGCTACTAGTCCTTCTACTTTTCTTGGATCAAAGTTTGGCAAGTCACAGAGCCTTG GAAAGTGAAACGTGCGTGGTTGAAGTCTCCAAACTCCGCCATCAGTTACGACGTTTGCAGAGTCAGTTCCTGCTTGGAACTTGGCGGCTGAAATATATAAAGGAGCATAATAACTACTGGATAAAGGAAAACACTAAAACAGGAAAGGAGGAACAAGCAACCACGTCACATTCCATTAGTCCAAATCTGTTTACATATCACCATG ATTGCTCTGAGGTATACAACAGCGGCAAAACCACAAGCGGATATTACAAAATTAAGCCAAAGTCTGTTGCTGAACCATTACTTGCATACTGTGAtatgtcagagggtggtggatggacgGTCATTCAACGTCGCAGTAATGGCAAAGTGAATTTTAATAG AGGCTGGGATGACTATAAATCAGGCTTTGGATTATTTCAAGGGAAGAATGATGAATATTGGCTTGGAAATGAAAACATACACCAAATTCTGGCTGCAG GAAGGTATATAATAAAGATCGACCTCACTGACTGGAATGGAGAAAAAAGATATACTACATATgaaaaatttaacatttcagatgaagaG GATAAATACAGACTAACATTTGGAAGCTATGCTGGGACTGCAGGAGATGCATTGTCTGGTGGTTTAGCCCCAGAGGAGCAATGGTCATCTTCTCACAATGGGATGCAATTCAGCACTTCAGATCAGGACAATGACAGATACTGGCAAGGGAGTTGTGCTCAAGAAGTTAAAAGTGGTTGGTGGTTTAACAG GTGCCATTCAGTGAACCTTAATGGAAAATATTATCGCCATGGCAACTACACTGCAAAGTATGATAATGGTATTCTATGGAGCACCTGGAAAGGATGGTGGTACTCTCTGAAGTTCACAACCATGAAAGTCAGACCACTTTATTTCTTTGCAGCATTTGGAAGTGGAGATTATGACAATATAATTGGCTAG